The DNA segment TTCGCCTTGCTCGTGGCTTTACTGGCCGTGATAAAATCCTTAAATTCGAAGGGTGCTACCATGGTCATGCTGATAGCTTATTGGTCAAAGCCGGCTCTGGTGCCTTAACGCTTGGTCAGCCTAGCTCTCCTGGTGTACCTGCTGACTTTGCCAAACATACCTTAACGGCCACCTTCAACGATCTTGATTCTGTGCGTGAATTATTTGCCGCCAACCCAGAACAAATCGCTTGCATCATCGTGGAACCAGTCGCGGGTAACATGAACTGTATTCCCCCGGTTGAAGGCTTTTTAGAAGGTCTACGTGAAATTTGTGATGAGCACAAAGCGTTGCTAATTTTCGATGAAGTAATGACCGGATTCCGTGTGGCTGAAGGTGGAGCGCAAGATTTCTACGACATCAAACCGGATTTAACTACACTAGGTAAAATCATAGGCGGCGGTATGCCTGTCGGTGCTTTCGGTGGCCGTAAAGATGTAATGCAATACATCGCACCAACAGGCCCTGTGTATCAAGCGGGTACGTTATCTGGTAACCCAATTGCGATGGCTGCGGGTCTTGCGTGCTTAAAAGAATTACGCGGTGAAGAAAACGAAGCTCGACTAGCAAAACGCACTAAACAATTAACCAAGGGTTTGAAAAAAGCAGCGGAAAAACACGGCATTCCGTTTACTGTTAACCGCGTTGGCGCAATGTTTGGTTTCTTCTTTACTGAGCAAAAACACATTACTTGCTATCAAGATGTAACTCAGTGCGACACTGAACGCTTCAAACGTTTCTTCCATTTAATGCTTGAGCACGGAATTTACCTGGCTCCTTCTGCATTTGAAGCAAGCTTTATGTCTTTAGCTCATTCTTCACGTGAAATTGAAGCGACCATTGAAGCCGCTGATCGTTGCTTTGCGATTATGGCGCAAGAATAAAAAACCTGACGCAAGAGCAAACGTAAAACATTAAGATTTATTTTTAAGCAAGAAGGGAAAGATCATCGATCTTTCCCTTTTTTATCTGCTCTCGGAAACGATTAATGCCAATTCAGCACAACTAAGACCACTAAGGCCACAGCCCCCAATAAAAACCAAGGGATCTTTCTTTTGGCTTTTTGATCGCAACCGCACTGCTTATCACAACACCCCATCTTTCTTCTCCACCCCCATCTTTACGATTGATCGTATATCAAATTATCGCCATTATAGGCACGCTTGATGTCTTAACTCACTTGAACTCAGGATAACTAAGACAACATATGCCCCATTAATTCCATCAGCAAGGAAGAAATATGCCTTACAAATTTAGAATGACCGCGACTCATTGGGTCTTGATCATTGCGCTCCTCGCCGCTGCTTATGCATGCTATTTATTGATAACACCTTATCTCAATTCTATTGTAGTGGCGTTTATCATTTCACTGCTGATGTCACCTTTACATTCAAAACTCTCTCAGCGTTGGCCTTCGTGTAAAAATATTACCGCCCTTCTGTCTTGCTTGTTACTCACCGTGGTGATTGTACTGCCTTTATTAGCCATCTTTGCAGCTATTGTTCAACAAGGGGCGCATCTGTCACAAACCGTTTATTCATGGGCTACCAGTGGCGGGATCCAAGAATTATTAGCTCACCCTTATGTGGTTAAAGTGTTGGATATCATTAATCATTACTTGCCTTTTGATCACATCAGCCCGCAAGAGATCGCCCAACGTGCCGCCAAGTTTATTTCTCAATTTGGCTCAACGTTGGTCTCCATCAGTGCTGGCGTGCTGGGGGATGCCACCAATTTTATAATGAATTTCTTCCTCATGTTATTTGTGCTGTTCTTTTTACTTCGTGACCAAGAACGATTACTGAATACCATGCGCCATATTTTGCCGCTTTCACGCAGCCAAGAAGATCGCTTGTTAAGTGAAATCGAACAAGTATCAAAATCAGCGGTGTTAGGATCATTTTTAACCGCTGTAGCGCAAGGGGTTGTCGGTGGTCTCGCCTTCTGGTTTGTCGGTTTGCCTGGGTTATTCTTAGGTACTATGATTGGCGCCGCGTCTTTTATTCCGGTTGTCGGTACTGCGCTCGTGTGGGTACCTGCGGCAGCTTATTTATTCTTAACCGGAGAAATCACTTGGGCTATCTTCATTGTG comes from the Vibrio gangliei genome and includes:
- the hemL gene encoding glutamate-1-semialdehyde 2,1-aminomutase; its protein translation is MSKSAELYQKAQQTIPGGVNSPVRAFNGVGGDPLFIERADGPLIFDADGKAYIDYVGSWGPMILGHNNKAIRNAVIKAAERGLSFGAPTKTEIKMAELVSEMVPSMEQLRMVSSGTEATMSAIRLARGFTGRDKILKFEGCYHGHADSLLVKAGSGALTLGQPSSPGVPADFAKHTLTATFNDLDSVRELFAANPEQIACIIVEPVAGNMNCIPPVEGFLEGLREICDEHKALLIFDEVMTGFRVAEGGAQDFYDIKPDLTTLGKIIGGGMPVGAFGGRKDVMQYIAPTGPVYQAGTLSGNPIAMAAGLACLKELRGEENEARLAKRTKQLTKGLKKAAEKHGIPFTVNRVGAMFGFFFTEQKHITCYQDVTQCDTERFKRFFHLMLEHGIYLAPSAFEASFMSLAHSSREIEATIEAADRCFAIMAQE
- a CDS encoding AI-2E family transporter, which encodes MPYKFRMTATHWVLIIALLAAAYACYLLITPYLNSIVVAFIISLLMSPLHSKLSQRWPSCKNITALLSCLLLTVVIVLPLLAIFAAIVQQGAHLSQTVYSWATSGGIQELLAHPYVVKVLDIINHYLPFDHISPQEIAQRAAKFISQFGSTLVSISAGVLGDATNFIMNFFLMLFVLFFLLRDQERLLNTMRHILPLSRSQEDRLLSEIEQVSKSAVLGSFLTAVAQGVVGGLAFWFVGLPGLFLGTMIGAASFIPVVGTALVWVPAAAYLFLTGEITWAIFIVVWGIAVIGSIDNLLRPLLMQGSAGMDTLMIFFALLGGIQLFGLIGLIYGPLIFAITMVLFKMYEEEFKHFLNMQDNS